From Plectropomus leopardus isolate mb chromosome 17, YSFRI_Pleo_2.0, whole genome shotgun sequence, a single genomic window includes:
- the emc10 gene encoding ER membrane protein complex subunit 10 isoform X1: protein MARPLPFKVVVVSSVLFVVCTNFVCCNNGRRVGDVMDTDFSGFSVPLEHSFEVDDVAKFRVRGALGLKGGREPSVSLSQNQLSEEDRTKLKEVAAVDGLYRIRVPRVFLQADRQTERQMEGYLTAFVRACAMVESHLSDVISLHTDVSGYLIGVSIVTLPGACRGTEVEDEVDLEVFNTTLSIMAPVNAPGPETALFLERMEQESEKKGKNPQEQKSFFAKYWMYIVPLVLFLMMSGAQDQSGGGAGGGAANGGGR, encoded by the exons ATGGCTCGTCCCctaccatttaaagttgtagtcgtctcttctgttttatttgtcgTATGCACAAATTTTGTATGTTGTAACAATGGCAGAAGG GTTGGAGATGTTATGGATACTGATTTCAGCGGTTTCTCGGTACCGCTTGAACACTCATTTGAAGTTG ATGATGTAGCAAAGTTTCGCGTGCGAGGAGCATTGGGGTTGAAAGGTGGACGGGAGCCCTCTGTTTCACTAAGTCAGAACCAGCTATCAGAGGAAGACAGAACCAAACTGAAG GAAGTTGCTGCAGTGGACGGTCTATACAGAATCAGAGTGCCTCGTGTTTTcctgcaggcagacagacagacagagcggcAGATGGAAGGTTACCTCACAGCATTTGTCAGAGCT TGTGCCATGGTCGAGTCCCACCTGAGCGACGTCATCTCCCTCCACACTGACGTCTCTGGGTACCTCATCGGTGTCTCCATAGTGACGTTACCTGGAGCCTGCAGGGGCACTGAGGTTGAGGATGAAGTTGATCTTGAAGTTTTCAACACCACACTCAGCATCATGGCTCCTGTCAATGCCCCAGG ccctGAGACGGCTCTGTTCCTCGAACGAATGGAACAGGAATCTGAGAAGAAAGGGAAGAATCCACAAGAGCAGAAATCTTTCTTTGCTAAATAT TGGATGTACATTGTGCCGCTCGTTCTCTTCCTGATGATGTCTGGTGCTCAGGACCAATCAGGTGGAGGAGCCGGGGGTGGAGCAGCCAATGGAGGTGGCCGATGA
- the emc10 gene encoding ER membrane protein complex subunit 10 isoform X2 — translation MARPLPFKVVVVSSVLFVVCTNFVCCNNGRRVGDVMDTDFSGFSVPLEHSFEVDDVAKFRVRGALGLKGGREPSVSLSQNQLSEEDRTKLKEVAAVDGLYRIRVPRVFLQADRQTERQMEGYLTAFVRACAMVESHLSDVISLHTDVSGYLIGVSIVTLPGACRGTEVEDEVDLEVFNTTLSIMAPVNAPGPETALFLERMEQESEKKGKNPQEQKSFFAKYWYLILGGAIFLMVTNSAQPPAGGGREQS, via the exons ATGGCTCGTCCCctaccatttaaagttgtagtcgtctcttctgttttatttgtcgTATGCACAAATTTTGTATGTTGTAACAATGGCAGAAGG GTTGGAGATGTTATGGATACTGATTTCAGCGGTTTCTCGGTACCGCTTGAACACTCATTTGAAGTTG ATGATGTAGCAAAGTTTCGCGTGCGAGGAGCATTGGGGTTGAAAGGTGGACGGGAGCCCTCTGTTTCACTAAGTCAGAACCAGCTATCAGAGGAAGACAGAACCAAACTGAAG GAAGTTGCTGCAGTGGACGGTCTATACAGAATCAGAGTGCCTCGTGTTTTcctgcaggcagacagacagacagagcggcAGATGGAAGGTTACCTCACAGCATTTGTCAGAGCT TGTGCCATGGTCGAGTCCCACCTGAGCGACGTCATCTCCCTCCACACTGACGTCTCTGGGTACCTCATCGGTGTCTCCATAGTGACGTTACCTGGAGCCTGCAGGGGCACTGAGGTTGAGGATGAAGTTGATCTTGAAGTTTTCAACACCACACTCAGCATCATGGCTCCTGTCAATGCCCCAGG ccctGAGACGGCTCTGTTCCTCGAACGAATGGAACAGGAATCTGAGAAGAAAGGGAAGAATCCACAAGAGCAGAAATCTTTCTTTGCTAAATAT TGGTATTTGATTCTGGGAGGTGCAATCTTCCTCATGGTCACCAATTCAGCACAGCCCCCAGCAGGGggaggcagagagcagagctga